One Melanotaenia boesemani isolate fMelBoe1 chromosome 8, fMelBoe1.pri, whole genome shotgun sequence DNA segment encodes these proteins:
- the LOC121644878 gene encoding NAD-dependent protein deacylase sirtuin-5, mitochondrial-like codes for MLLQNRAAISLGLRMFSTHVTTGPVFDTGRLSSDMTEFRKAFSKAKHIAIITGAGVSAECGVPTFRGENEKWRKWQSQDLATPEAFSRTPSRVWEFYHYRRELVLDKKPSAVHFAIAECEARLKKQGRSVVVITQCIDDFHRQAGSKEVLKIHGSLMETRCVSCGQVTVNKRSPICAALKGKGAPGPDVPDALIPVDKLPRCDERDCHGLLRPNVVFFGETLDSHILTKVEKEMEICDLCLVVGTSSIVYPAAMFGPRIASRGVPVAEFNMSTTPKTEYFTYHFQGPCGTTLPQALAQHESEVF; via the exons ATGCTTCTCCAAAATCGAGCTGCCATTTCACTTGGGCTTCGCATGTTCTCCACACATGTGACAACAGGACCAGTGTTTGACACAGGAAGACTCAGTTCAG ACATGACTGAATTCCGCAAGGCTTTTTCCAAAGCCAAGCACATAGCAATCATCACTGGGGCTGGTGTGAGTGCAGAGTGTGGAGTACCAACTTTCAGgggagaaaatgaaaagtgGAGAAAGTGGCAGTCTCAG GACCTAGCCACTCCAGAAGCCTTCTCTCGTACCCCGTCTCGGGTCTGGGAGTTCTACCATTACAGAAGAGAGCTTGTGTTGGACAAGAAACCCAGTGCTGTCCATTTTGCCATAGCGGAGTGTGAAGCCCGTCTGAAGAAGCAGGGGCGCTCTGTGGTCGTTATCACGCAGTGCATAGACGATTTTCACCGACAGGCCGGGTCCAAAGAGGTGCTCAAGATTCACG GCAGTCTGATGGAGACACGCTGTGTGAGTTGTGGGCAAGTGACCGTGAACAAGCGAAGCCCCATATGTGCTGCCTTAAAGGGCAAAGG CGCACCTGGCCCAGATGTTCCTGATGCACTGATTCCTGTGGATAAACTACCAAG GTGTGACGAAAGAGACTGCCACGGTCTGTTGCGGCCCAATGTGGTGTTTTTTGGGGAGACTCTGGACTCTCATATCCTGACCAAGgtggaaaaagaaatggaaatctGTGATCTTTGTTTGGtg GTGGGCACATCTTCTATCGTTTACCcagcagccatgtttggacCCCGGATTGCATCCAGAGGCGTTCCAGTGGCAGAGTTTAACATGAGCACAACACcgaaaactgaatattttac GTACCATTTCCAGGGTCCATGTGGAACTACACTGCCTCAAGCTTTGGCTCAGCATGAGTCAGAGGTTTTTTAA